The Nevskiales bacterium genome contains the following window.
GGCAGCGGTTGGGCACGCTGGCCATCTTGCGCCGCTGCGCGCGGCTCTAGCGCAATCTGATTCCGCTGACCGGATACGGGGCAGGGCCGTTGATTCTGATGACGCTGCGCTATCCGGGCCTCGGCCTGAGGATTTTTCCCGTGGCGCCTTACCTTGAGTCATCCGCCGCGAGAACGGGATTTCGACGCTCTCGGCTGGCAAGACTCGGTATGGCGCGGCTTTCGTCCGCGGCCAGTTGCGCCCGCGCTCAGGCGCTCAGGCTGTGGCGCAGCTTTTTGAGCGCAGCGGCCTCGATCTGGCGCACGCGTTCGGCCGAGATGCCGTACTCGTCGGCCAGTTCCTGCAGGCCGGTCTTGCGGGATTCGTCCAGCCAGCGCCGCCGCAGGATGTCGCGCGAGCGGTCGTCGAGTGTACGCAGCGCCGACTGCAGCTGGGCGAGCTGGTGCTCGGCGTGCTCGCGCTCGCCGAGCTGGTGCTCCGGGTTGTACGCCTCGTCCGCCGCCAGGTAATGCTCGGGGCCGAAGACGCTGTCCTCGTGCTCGTCTTCCGCCGGCAGGGCGTTGAAGGAAACGTCATGGCCGCTGAGGCGGTCCTCCATCTCCAGCACGGTCTCGGGTTTGACCTTGAGGTCGGCGGCCACCGCCTCGACCTCGCCCTGGTTCATCCAGCCCAGGCGCTTCTTGGCCGAGCGCAGATTGAAGAACAGCTTGCGCTGCGCCTTGGTGGTGGCGACCCGGACGATGCGCCAGTTGCGCAGGATGAACTCGTGGATCTCGGCGCGGATCCAGTGCACGGCGAAGGAGATCAGGCGCACGCCGACCTCCGGGTCGAAGCGCTTGATCGCTTTCATCAGGCCGATGTTGCCTTCCTGGATCAGGTCGGCCAGTTGCAGGCCGTAGCCGAGGTAGCCGCGTGCGATGTGCACCACGTGGCGCAGGTTGGCCAGCACCAGCTGCTGCGCGGCCTGCAGGTCGCCGTGGTCGCGCAGCTGGCGCGCCAGCCTGCGCTCCTGCTCGGCGTCCAGCACCGGCAGACTGTTGACCGTGCGGATATAGGCCTCCAGGCTGCCGGCCAAGGGGGTCGGCAGGCTCTGCGGCCTGATTGCCAAAGCATTGATTGAGCTCATTATTTCCCTATCGCCTCCGCTTTAGCAGTCTCTACGATAGAGTGCTAACGCCCTTAGGATAGGCGAAACCGGCAAAAGTTCAAGCGGACGAGCGTTCGCACGCAGGACTGGTACGCGAACTGCCGCATACGCCACACTAGGGCTTCGCAGGGGATGCACAAACCGCTGCCCAGGCAGCGCCGCCGGCGCAGGATAGACCGGCCACCCGCTTTATTTCGGAGCGCGCCATCGCCAACCAGAGTTCCAAGCCGGGGCCCGCCACGGCTCCGCCGCCGGCCGATTCGGCCACGCCTGCGCCCTCGCTGACCATCAGCCGCCGCGTGCTG
Protein-coding sequences here:
- the rpoH gene encoding RNA polymerase sigma factor RpoH: MSSINALAIRPQSLPTPLAGSLEAYIRTVNSLPVLDAEQERRLARQLRDHGDLQAAQQLVLANLRHVVHIARGYLGYGLQLADLIQEGNIGLMKAIKRFDPEVGVRLISFAVHWIRAEIHEFILRNWRIVRVATTKAQRKLFFNLRSAKKRLGWMNQGEVEAVAADLKVKPETVLEMEDRLSGHDVSFNALPAEDEHEDSVFGPEHYLAADEAYNPEHQLGEREHAEHQLAQLQSALRTLDDRSRDILRRRWLDESRKTGLQELADEYGISAERVRQIEAAALKKLRHSLSA